A region of the Microcoleus sp. AS-A8 genome:
CAGTGTTGCGCCTAAGTCCTTACCGGGAAGAAATGCATCCCCCCGAAGATAGGTTTGTTTCGCTAACTGGCGTAGCTAGCAGTTCCTAGGCAAGTAAAGACAAGGGTCGTGCTTCCTCGAAGTTCAGTATAGTCGTTGATTTACCAGCCATCCTCCTCCCGGTTAGATTCGCCCCAAATCTCTAAGTCCATTTCATCCAGGTAAATCAAAGCACTTTGGATTTGTCGGCTGGTACCTCGCAATTCTAAGTCGAACCAGCCATCATCTCGTCCATTGGGTCCCAACAGAGCAGCCGCGATATTCACTGTGACACCGTGATCAGAAACAAGGCGTGAAATGACAGGTTCCTGATTGTATTGTTTGGGAATGCGAAGGCGAATACGAGTTTGAGTCGGTCTATCCGCGCCCAAAACATCAGTATCGCTGTTTAATTCCATGGGTTTGAGGGAATGATCTGGAAAACCATTTGTGCTATAGGTATTCATCGGTTGCCTCCTATTCAACTTCAACATCTTTAATGTGGGTTTTACGCTCTAAAATTTCTTTGAGGATCAGAGTGACGAAGGCCAGACAGCCAAGCAGAACAGCGGCTGAGAAAGCGACCTGAGTTTCATACTGTTTATAGGCTTCTTCGACAAACAGCGGCAGATTTGAGTTTTGCCAATCAAGTTGCCAGAGACAATTGTCCTGTTTCCTGAAGAAAGTACGGTTAATCGCTAGGAATACCGTATTTTAAAATACTGACAATACAGGATATTAGCGTAGATACCAAGATTTGTCTGTAGTCAGCGTACAACAGATAGAGCGACTCGATGCGCTCTGCCATTTACCGGGCAAGAATCATCCCATTTAGCAGAGCGGGCTTTCCGCCCACCCCACTTAAAGGAACACAATAGTTTTGGGCTTGGTAGTTGTGAAAGAAGGTGCTAAAATATCAAAGCGTTGGACATAGCAATGATATTCCTGCATAATTTGTTATGCTGACTTTAGATGCTGGTGTAGCTCAGGGGTAGAGCAGCGGTTTTGTAAACCGCCGGTCGCAAGTTCGAATCTTGTCACCAGCTTGTAGGTGAATTTAGCTTTTAGGACTGGACAAACGTCCACTCCAACACCTTGATGGGTGCTTTCTGAAGCGCCTGTGTGAGTTCCGTGTTATCTTTGAACGTTACTTGCTCCAGGGCAATAGCC
Encoded here:
- a CDS encoding NIL domain-containing protein encodes the protein MELNSDTDVLGADRPTQTRIRLRIPKQYNQEPVISRLVSDHGVTVNIAAALLGPNGRDDGWFDLELRGTSRQIQSALIYLDEMDLEIWGESNREEDGW